TCCTCCGCGGCGGATCTCGGGCGCGTCGGGCTCGGTCAGGCACTGCGGCACCGCCGGGTTGACCGCGACCAGCACGGTGGCGCCCGCGTCCACGGCCAGGTCCGCGTGGCCGGTGTAGCCCACGTCACCGTCGACGTAGTCGCGGCCGTCGATCCGGAAGGGCTCGAAGAAGCCGGGGATCGCCGAGGATGCCGCGATCGCCTGGGAGATGGGCACGCCCATGTGATCGCCCGATCCGAAGACCACGCGCTCGGCGCGGTCGAGTGCGACCGCGGCCACCAGGAGCGGCCGGGGCGTGCCGGTGAAGCTGTTCGACAGGCCCTTGGCCTGGAACGCCTCGCGGATGTAGGCCTCGAGCGGGGCCAGCGAGAAGAAGCCGGCCGGCATGTCGCCGCCGCTCCGGGCCAGGAGGTCGGGCCACTCCAATCGGAAGTCGGTCACCGCCCGCTTGCCGATGGCCCACACGAACTGGGCCAGGTTGCGCGCCGCCCCCGAGAACGAGCCCTTGTGATACACCGACCCACGCTGGAAGTTGAGCGGATCGTCGCGCTCCTCGTCGAGAATGGCGTACAGCTCGCGCGGGCTCACCCCGTTGGCCATCAGCGCGCCGACGACCGAGCCCGCGCTCGACCCCACGTAGAGATCGAACTCGTTGGCCCGGAAGTCGGGCAGCACCTCGTCGAGCGCGGCGAGCGCCCCGACCTCGTACA
Above is a window of Candidatus Methylomirabilota bacterium DNA encoding:
- a CDS encoding patatin-like phospholipase family protein, yielding MTSANGFRGWLERLGWSRAPARRGLVLAGGGVIGGMYEVGALAALDEVLPDFRANEFDLYVGSSAGSVVGALMANGVSPRELYAILDEERDDPLNFQRGSVYHKGSFSGAARNLAQFVWAIGKRAVTDFRLEWPDLLARSGGDMPAGFFSLAPLEAYIREAFQAKGLSNSFTGTPRPLLVAAVALDRAERVVFGSGDHMGVPISQAIAASSAIPGFFEPFRIDGRDYVDGDVGYTGHADLAVDAGATVLVAVNPAVPQCLTEPDAPEIRRGGLYAIVEQTTHIASLNLFNLGLREIKLRHPAVEILVIQPEPKPSPLVGPSMGFEASRAALRYGYETVKEWLAGPEGTTAARFTLSRS